A stretch of Halomonas elongata DSM 2581 DNA encodes these proteins:
- a CDS encoding (2Fe-2S)-binding protein, with protein MATLTINGQTHELDVPDEMPLLWALRDVVGLTGTKYGCGMSLCGACTVHLDGEATRSCVTPVSAVGEREITTIEAVGDERIGEAVQAAWRKLDVVQCGYCQSGQIMAAVALLSENADPSDDDIDSVMSGNICRCATYVRIRAAIHEAATSLA; from the coding sequence ATGGCGACCTTGACGATCAATGGGCAGACCCATGAGCTGGATGTGCCTGATGAAATGCCCTTGCTGTGGGCATTGCGCGACGTGGTGGGCCTGACCGGTACCAAGTATGGCTGCGGCATGTCGTTGTGTGGCGCCTGTACCGTGCATCTGGACGGTGAGGCGACGCGTTCCTGTGTTACGCCCGTCTCGGCGGTGGGGGAGCGCGAGATCACCACGATCGAGGCGGTGGGTGACGAGCGCATCGGCGAGGCGGTGCAGGCGGCCTGGCGCAAGCTCGATGTCGTGCAGTGCGGTTACTGCCAGTCCGGGCAGATCATGGCGGCCGTGGCACTGCTCAGTGAAAACGCCGATCCCAGCGACGACGACATCGATTCGGTGATGAGCGGCAACATCTGCCGCTGCGCAACCTATGTACGCATTCGCGCCGCCATTCATGAAGCCGCCACTTCCCTGGCATGA
- a CDS encoding VOC family protein has translation MTNLNRATMIPTLRYHDAAQAIDWLCEAFGFERHLVVEDDDGGIAHAQLTFGNGMVMLGSAREGEFDRWQVPMATPDAAVTQSPYVIVDDVDAHHRQAVAAGARVLMPPEDQPYGGRLYSCRDLEGHLWNFGSYDPWQDAGS, from the coding sequence ATGACGAATCTCAACCGGGCCACCATGATACCGACCTTGCGCTACCACGATGCCGCCCAGGCGATCGACTGGCTGTGCGAGGCATTCGGTTTCGAACGGCATCTGGTGGTGGAAGACGACGACGGCGGCATCGCCCATGCCCAACTGACCTTCGGCAACGGCATGGTCATGCTGGGTTCGGCGCGAGAAGGAGAATTCGATCGCTGGCAGGTTCCCATGGCCACGCCGGATGCCGCTGTGACACAGAGCCCTTATGTCATCGTCGACGACGTCGATGCCCATCATCGTCAGGCCGTGGCAGCGGGTGCACGAGTGCTGATGCCGCCCGAGGATCAGCCTTATGGCGGGCGCCTGTATAGCTGTCGCGATCTCGAGGGGCATCTGTGGAACTTCGGCAGCTACGATCCCTGGCAGGATGCCGGAAGTTGA